The genomic interval CGTCGACGAACGCGGAGCGAACCGCTCGCCGAACATCACGGACGCGGTCGGCCGCGGTCGCTGGCCTCGTCACCGTCGGGTTGCTGGCGACGGTCCCGGCGTTACCAGCCGTCGGCGACCCCACCGCACCCGCGTTCGGCGCCGTGACTGAGTACTACCTCGCGGACGCCGCGGAGCGGGGCATCGACAACGTCGTCACTGCCGTGCTGGTCGTCTACCGGGGGTTCGACACCTTCGGCGAGATCGCGGTCGTGTTCGCCGCCGCCGTCGCGGTACTGGCGGTGCTCGACCGGGAGGTACCGCTGTGACGCGCGTGCCCGACACGCCGGTGGTCACGGCGACCGTCCGGGTGCTGTCACCGTTCGTGCTCACGCTGG from Halobaculum marinum carries:
- a CDS encoding DUF4040 domain-containing protein, translating into MTTTELLLSVLLVFVLASALATALARSLLATLSAFAAYSLGLAMVWVLFRAPDVALTEAAVGAGVTTALFLLVVRRTTGAGTAAITSPTVAATSTNAERTARRTSRTRSAAVAGLVTVGLLATVPALPAVGDPTAPAFGAVTEYYLADAAERGIDNVVTAVLVVYRGFDTFGEIAVVFAAAVAVLAVLDREVPL